From a region of the Poecile atricapillus isolate bPoeAtr1 chromosome 4, bPoeAtr1.hap1, whole genome shotgun sequence genome:
- the UCHL1 gene encoding ubiquitin carboxyl-terminal hydrolase isozyme L1, with protein MAWQPMEINPEMLNKVLSRLGVGPGWRFVDVLGFEDEALRAVPTPACALLLLFPLTEQHENFRKQQTEKIKDQEISSKVYFLKQTVSNSCGTIGLIHAVANNKDKLKLEEGSALKKFLDETADLSPEERAKHLANNKAIQEVHNSVAQEGQCRVEDNSVNFHFILFVNVDGHLYELDGRMPFPVNHGTSSDDLLLKDSAKICRQFTEREKGEVRFSAVAFCKSA; from the exons ATGGCCTGGCAGCCGATGGAGATCAACCCCGAG ATGCTGAACAAA GTGCTGTCCCGCCTCGGGGTGGGTCCTGGCTGGCGCTTCGTGGACGTACTGGGCTTCGAGGATGAAGCGCTGCGCGCCGTGCCGACACCGGCCTGCGCGCTGCTCCTGCTGTTCCCGCTCACTGAGCAG CATGAGAACTTCAGGAAGCAACAGACTGAGAAAATAAAGGACCAGGAGATCAGTTCCAAAGTGTATTTCCTGAAGCAGACAGTCAGTAACTCCTGTGGGACAATTGGTCTGATCCATGCAGTTGCTAATAACAAAGACAAATTGAAGCTTG AGGAGGGGTCTGCCCTGAAGAAATTTCTTGATGAAACAGCTGATTTGTCTCCTGAAGAAAGAGCTAAGCATTTGGCAAATAATAAG GCTATACAAGAAGTCCACAATTCTGTTGCGCAAGAAGGACAATGTCGG GTGGAGGACAACAGTGTGAACTTCCATTTCATCCTTTTTGTCAACGTGGATGGACACCTGTACGAATTGG ATGGCCGTATGCCATTTCCTGTAAACCATGGCACAAGCTCAGATGACTTGCTGTTGAAG GATTCTGCTAAGATCTGCAGACAATTTACAGAACGTGAAAAAGGAGAAGTTCGTTTTTCTGCTGTGGCTTTCTGCAAGTCTGCCTAA